A region from the Hydra vulgaris chromosome 10, alternate assembly HydraT2T_AEP genome encodes:
- the LOC136086435 gene encoding uncharacterized protein LOC136086435 encodes MQTPRKYGKWKVENLKKAVEAIKQGEISLNEAAYKFCIPKATLSRHIKEKNKVAVANVKFHGRLTTLPNEIETELADHCLLLESMYFGLRIADLRRLAFAIAETNNITHNFNKQTRMAGKKWYYAFMQRHPQLSLCGPESTSIARAQGFNKERVQSFFNLLSKLYMEEKLTPDRLYNMDETSLSTVQDGQIKIISARGKKRIGIMTSSERGNSVTTVVCVSAAGFYVPPMLIYKRKRMKPEITNGAPPGTVFSTQEKGWMSSEGFLDWLNHFIKVVKPSKQSKVLLILDGHVTHSKNLAAIYLARNAGVRMVSLPPHTTHRLQPLDVAFFGPLGTYYDEAMRKWMWSHISQPVTTWQVAVLFGDAYSQAASLRIAMKGFQASGLWP; translated from the coding sequence atgCAAACACCACGAAAATATGGAAAATGGAAAgtagaaaacttgaaaaaggCTGTTGAAGCAATAAAACAAGGAGAAATCAGCTTAAATGAAGCCgcttataaattttgtattccaAAAGCAACTTTGTCAAggcatataaaagaaaaaaacaaagttgctGTTGCAAATGTGAAATTTCATGGTCGACTTACCACCTTACCTAATGAAATTGAAACAGAACTAGCTGATCACTGTTTATTATTAGAATCGATGTACTTTGGATTAAGGATTGCTGATCTTCGTCGTCTAGCATTTGCTATTGCGGAAACTAACAACATCACacataattttaacaaacaaacacgAATGGCAGGAAAAAAGTGGTATTATGCATTTATGCAAAGGCACCCACAACTGTCGCTTTGTGGGCCTGAATCAACATCAATTGCACGTGCGCAAGGTTTTAATAAAGAGCGAGTGCaatctttctttaatttactttcaaaGTTATACATGGAAGAAAAGTTAACTCCAGACAGACTTTATAATATGGATGAAACTAGTTTATCAACAGTACAAGATGGtcagataaaaattattagtgcAAGGGGCAAAAAACGAATTGGAATTATGACTAGTAGTGAACGAGGAAATTCAGTAACAACTGTAGTCTGTGTATCTGCAGCAGGATTTTATGTTCCAccaatgttaatatataaacgCAAAAGAATGAAGCCAGAAATAACAAATGGTGCACCTCCAGGAACTGTATTTAGTACTCAAGAGAAAGGATGGATGTCAAGTGAAGGTTTTTTAGATTGGCTCAATCATTTCATTAAAGTTGTTAAACCttcaaaacaatcaaaagtTTTGTTGATACTTGATGGTCATGTTacacattcaaaaaatttggcAGCGATATATCTAGCACGAAATGCTGGAGTGCGTATGGTATCACTACCTCCCCATACTACACACAGACTGCAACCATTAGACGTTGCGTTCTTTGGACCACTTGGTACATACTATGATGAAGCTATGCGAAAATGGATGTGGTCACATATATCACAACCAGTAACAACTTGGCAAGTTGCAGTATTATTTGGTGACGCATATAGTCAGGCAGCATCATTGAGAATTGCTATGAAAGGATTTCAGGCTAGTGGGTTGTGGCCTTAA
- the LOC136086027 gene encoding uncharacterized protein LOC136086027 produces MKKILGLVLLFAVTHCLEYLYKGEMEKLKKDNLIGVLSKLETSFAVSFTLKLNNFSDGFRSVLHLTTGENNEKYGDRIPGVWIYYKMLHVAFAINGNQNHYLFSKPLTLGEWTVFQIRQSVASGKTIFEVYVNFEKVYEVENLKPQEFKNVKVYAGDPWYEAQDGYIGNIVVFPLHAQTKNSLKNDAIKKKKFGPEF; encoded by the exons ATG aaaaagatactTGGTCTTGTTTTACTATTCGCGGTTACACATTGTCTAG AATATCTTTATAAAGGAGAAATGGAGAAACTGAAGAAAGATAACTTGATCGGGGTTTTGTCAAAATTAGAAACTAGTTTTGCTGTTTCTTTCACTTTAAAACTCAACAACTTTTCAGATGGATTTAGAAGCGTTCTTCATTTGACTACAggagaaaataatgaaaaatatggtGATCGAATCCCTGGCGTTTggatttattataaaatgttgcACGTTGCTTTTGCAATTAATGGTaaccaaaatcattatttattttccaAGCCACTTACACTTGGCGAATGGACAGTTTTTCAAATACGTCAATCAGTTGCTTCTGGAAAGACTATTTTTGAGGTATATGTTAACTTTGAAAAAGTATATGAAGTAGAAAACCTCAAGCCacaagaatttaaaaatgtcaaagtaTACGCTGGTGATCCATGGTATGAAGCTCAGGATGGCTACATCGGAAACATCGTTGTCTTTCCTCTACATGCTC aaacaaaaaacagtttgaaaaacgatgcaataaaaaagaagaagtttGGGCCCGAGTTTTAA